Genomic DNA from Nitrososphaerales archaeon:
TTTGCGAGGTGATAGAAAGGGATGCTGTGAGCTTGGCTGATTTACGGTCAAGTGCAATACCCTTCCACATATTGCGAACACTTGTAGAGGCATCCAGGTACAATGGTTTCGACGTTGAACCTCTAAAATCAGAATATTATGTTGATGACCCAGACATATTTCCAGAAGTTGAGGTATCTGCCACAAATTCCAGATACATAGAATTTCTGTTGCAAAGATTTAGGGAAGAAAACATCCCACTATTAATCAAGGATATTACAACAGATATTGGTATACCGACGTTCATAGCGGCAAGCGTTCAATGGGTCACTCATAATTACGGCTATTTAGCAGAAGGGCATGGCACGCATCCAGATGCTAGAATAGCATTAGTTAGAGCTATAACAGAGGTTTCGCAAACCCGCGCAGCAAACATACAAGGAGCAAGGGACGATTTACGCAAGATGGACTACGATATGGGTAATACTGCCGAAACAAAATCATGGCAGTTCATGCATTCCAAAACAATAAAGGATTTTGCGACAGTGAAAACCTTCGAGAATATCGATATCTTGGACGATATAAATCTAATTCTTAATAATCTTCGTAGAGCTGGTGTTCGGAGGGCGATAGCAGTAGATCTAACAGATGATGTAATAGGAGTACCAGTAGTACGTGTAATAGTACCAGGACTGGAAACGTTCAAGGTAACTAAGGGCGTTATAGGTGAACGTGCCAAGCGATACTTTCCAAGTCCAAAGGTGAACATGTAGGCTTGCAGCCCGTAATATTCCTAGGTCCTAGCTTGAGTGTAGAAAAGGCGAAAAGCATACTGCCCTTTGCGGATTACAGACCTCCAGCTCGGAAGGGAGATTTTCAGAGACTTGAAAAAGAGAATGTTCAATTTGTTGGGTTCGCAGACGGAGTTTTCCTGCAAGATTACCCACCAACACCCATTGAAGTGTACAACTTGATAAAGAAGGGGACCATGCTTGTGGGTGCAGCAAGCTTAGGTGCTTTGCGTGCCGTGGAGCTTGAAAAATTTGGCATGCGAGGCATAGGCAAAATATTCGAACTTTACAAGAAAGGAGTACTTGATTCAGATGACGAGGTGGCCGTCACCTTTTCAGAACATGATTACAAATTGCAGTCAGAAGCCCTGATCGACATACGTTATACGCTATATCACGCATGTAAGGAAGGTATAATCGATAGGAACGTAAAAAAGTTGCTGGTAAAAAATGCAAAAAATATCTATTTTCCATACAGGAATTATGATGAATTGTTCGCACGTGTTAGTGGCGTTGTAGATGTAGAAGTGTTAGAGACGCTTAGAAAGTATCTTAAAACTAATAGAAGGAGTTTGAAGGAGGAGGATACTGTAAGGTTAATCCGATTCATAAAGGAACTATGTCTTGGATCGCTGAAGTAGGTCAGCTTTTTTTGAAGGTCGTACAGTCTTTCTATGTTGTCAAACATTGAATGCTATGTGAATTACGTGGCTAGTCAATAATATCGCAAAGGGATTATCAAGGTGCGTTCTTAAGCAAACGGAGCATGGTTTTAAGTTACCAGGTCAAGAAATCATGTGCAAATTTACCATAACTTTTGTACGAAACAGATAAATAAATCGCTAGCGATATCATGATGGGTCAGAAAGACCCAGCCCAGACCACACATGACCTATGAGCCCAGCGTTGGTGGAGAGGCCACATTTCGCCTCTCCCCACTTCAACACAATGGGAAGTCGTTCGCTCATTTCTGTAATTTTCAACTTTAGGGAACTAACACGGCAGTTGTTCATTTTATCATACACTTATCTAGTTGTAGAGTATAAGAGATGATGTTTACCTGTAGACCATTTTTGAACTCAAGATCGTTCAATGAAGCGGGCATGATCTGTACCCCATTAGAGCTGGAACACTTTAAGCAATTTTTAAGATATACTTCAGGAGGTATGTACCATGGCTAGGAAGAAGTGGACAGCTGAAGAGAAGACAAGGATAGTTATGGAA
This window encodes:
- a CDS encoding YcaO-like family protein, translated to MKQTRDVQHNGINLQGRKKWTTSGTSRIYPVKDTLRRTEPLAEGIGVTRLADITHMDVLRIPNYSAILPGTPDYIWVYGGKGPTKAHARASAIMESIERYTSLPRGTVLYVSASYERMVTEYGEENVIHPDDVIEPLRFPYRDELILDFIKGIDLFTNEEVFVPAGIAQSRYEPDGATVNPFQFSHTNGLASGNVMEEAICHALCEVIERDAVSLADLRSSAIPFHILRTLVEASRYNGFDVEPLKSEYYVDDPDIFPEVEVSATNSRYIEFLLQRFREENIPLLIKDITTDIGIPTFIAASVQWVTHNYGYLAEGHGTHPDARIALVRAITEVSQTRAANIQGARDDLRKMDYDMGNTAETKSWQFMHSKTIKDFATVKTFENIDILDDINLILNNLRRAGVRRAIAVDLTDDVIGVPVVRVIVPGLETFKVTKGVIGERAKRYFPSPKVNM
- a CDS encoding TfuA-like protein — encoded protein: MQPVIFLGPSLSVEKAKSILPFADYRPPARKGDFQRLEKENVQFVGFADGVFLQDYPPTPIEVYNLIKKGTMLVGAASLGALRAVELEKFGMRGIGKIFELYKKGVLDSDDEVAVTFSEHDYKLQSEALIDIRYTLYHACKEGIIDRNVKKLLVKNAKNIYFPYRNYDELFARVSGVVDVEVLETLRKYLKTNRRSLKEEDTVRLIRFIKELCLGSLK